Proteins encoded within one genomic window of Oryza glaberrima chromosome 12, OglaRS2, whole genome shotgun sequence:
- the LOC127757411 gene encoding protein spotted leaf 11 isoform X1, whose protein sequence is MAGDRAEEEEGEAPPPEARAAAAVERVAAAVEAVAAGAGAGAGAGEYRNAYRRQLLALSRRIRLLGPFVEELRERRRGEGEGEEEERALAPLAAALEAALALLRLGREGSRISLVLERDSVMKKFQGVILQLEQALCDIPYNELDISDEVREQVELVHAQLKRAKERIDMPDDEFYNDLLSVYDKNYDPSAELAILGRLSEKLHLMTITDLTQESLALHEMVASGGGQDPGEHIEKMSMLLKKIKDFVQTQNPDMGPPMASRVLDSNGDSRPITIPDEFRCPISLELMKDPVIVSTGQTYERACIEKWIASGHHTCPTTQQKMSTSALTPNYVLRSLISQWCETNGMEPPKRSTQPNKPTPACSSSERANIDALLSKLCSPDTEEQRSAAAELRLLAKRNANNRICIAEAGAIPLLLSLLSSSDLRTQEHAVTALLNLSIHEDNKASIISSGAVPSIVHVLKNGSMEARENAAATLFSLSVIDEYKVTIGGMGAIPALVVLLGEGSQRGKKDAAAALFNLCIYQGNKGRAIRAGLVPLIMGLVTNPTGALMDEAMAILSILSSHPEGKAAIGAAEPVPVLVEMIGSGTPRNRENAAAVMLHLCSGEHHLVHLARAQECGIMVPLRELALNGTDRGKRKAVQLLERMSRFLVQQQEEQESQSQASAQVPPQATPEQVPENDIPEQLDSPASQYPMVV, encoded by the exons atggccggcgaccgagcggaggaggaggagggggaggcgccGCCTCCGGAGGcgcgtgccgcggcggcggtggagagggtggcggcggcggtggaggccgtggcggcgggggcgggggcgggggcgggggcgggggagtACCGGAACGCGTACAGGCGGCAGCTGCTCGCGCTGTCGCGGCGGATTCGGCTGCTGGGGCCCTTCGTGGAGGAGCTCCGGGAGCGGaggcggggggagggggagggggaggaggaggagcgggcgctggcgccgctcgccgccgcgctcgaggCGGCGCTCGCGCTGCTCCGGCTCGGCCGCGAGGGGAGCAGGATCTCCTTG GTTCTTGAGAGGGACAGCGTAATGAAAAAGTTTCAGGGAGTAATTTTGCAGCTGGAACAAGCTCTGTGCGACATTCCGTACAATGAATTGGATATATCAGATGAAGTTAGAGAGCAG GTTGAGTTAGTGCACGCACAGCTCAAAAGAGCAAAAGAACGGATTGATATGCCTGACGATGAATTCTACAATGATCTACTATCTGTATATGACAAGAACTATGACCCAAGTGCAGAACTGGCTATTCTTGGAAGATTGTCAGAAAAGCTACACTTGATGACAATCACCGATCTCACGCAAGAATCACTCGCCTTACATGAGATGGTCGCATCCGGCGGTGGTCAGGACCCAGGAGAACACATTGAGAAAATGTCAATGCTACTGAAGAAGATTAAGGATTTTGTGCAAACACAGAACCCTGACATGGGGCCTCCTATGGCTTCCAGGGTATTGGATTCAAATGGGGATTCAAGGCCTATAACCATTCCTGACGAGTTCCGATGTCCAATTTCTCTTGAGCTGATGAAGGATCCTGTTATAGTGTCTACAGGGCAG ACATATGAGCGGGCATGCATCGAGAAATGGATAGCATCAGGCCATCATACCTGCCCAACCACGCAACAGAAGATGTCAACCTCAGCATTGACGCCAAACTATGTCCTTAGAAGTCTCATTTCCCAGTGGTGTGAAACCAATGGGATGGAGCCACCAAAGCGCTCAACCCAGCCTAACAAGCCTACGCCTGCATGCTCTTCGAGTGAACGTGCTAACATCGATGCTCTGCTATCTAAGTTATGCTCTCCAGACACTGAGGAGCAGAGATCAGCTGCTGCAGAGCTTCGCCTCCTTGCAAAGCGGAATGCAAACAACCGGATTTGCATTGCTGAGGCAGGTGCCATTCCCTTGCTATTGAGTCTGCTGTCCTCATCTGACCTACGGACTCAAGAACATGCAGTTACTGCCCTTCTGAACCTCTCCATACATGAGGACAATAAGGCAAGCATCATATCATCTGGTGCTGTCCCAAGCATAGTCCATGTTCTGAAGAATGGCAGCATGGAGGCACGGGAGAATGCTGCGGCCACACTTTTTAGTCTCTCAGTGATTGATGAATATAAAGTGACAATTGGAGGGATGGGGGCTATCCCTGCACTTGTAGTGCTGTTAGGCGAGGGTAGCCAGCGGGGGAAGAaggatgcagcagcagctctcTTCAACTTGTGTATATACCAAGGGAACAAGGGACGAGCGATACGAGCTGGCCTTGTGCCACTCATCATGGGGCTGGTGACCAACCCCACAGGAGCGCTCATGGATGAGGCTATGGCAATACTCTCCATACTATCCAGCCACCCTGAGGGCAAGGCAGCGATTGGGGCGGCAGAGCCTGTCCCTGTGCTTGTGGAGATGATCGGAAGCGGAACCCCGAGAAATCGAGAGAATGCTGCGGCTGTCATGCTACATCTGTGCAGTGGAGAGCACCATCTTGTGCATTTAGCTCGTGCGCAGGAGTGCGGGATCATGGTCCCGTTGCGGGAGCTGGCTTTGAACGGCACCGATAGGGGGAAGAGGAAGGCTGTGCAGCTGCTCGAGCGGATGAGCAGATTCCTAGTCCAGCAACAAGAGGAACAGGAGTCCCAGTCGCAAGCCTCCGCGCAGGTCCCTCCTCAGGCCACCCCTGAGCAGGTCCCGGAAAATGACATCCCTGAACAATTGGACAGCCCAGCGTCTCAATACCCTATGGTTGTATGA
- the LOC127757411 gene encoding protein spotted leaf 11 isoform X2: MLYECYYIILVLERDSVMKKFQGVILQLEQALCDIPYNELDISDEVREQVELVHAQLKRAKERIDMPDDEFYNDLLSVYDKNYDPSAELAILGRLSEKLHLMTITDLTQESLALHEMVASGGGQDPGEHIEKMSMLLKKIKDFVQTQNPDMGPPMASRVLDSNGDSRPITIPDEFRCPISLELMKDPVIVSTGQTYERACIEKWIASGHHTCPTTQQKMSTSALTPNYVLRSLISQWCETNGMEPPKRSTQPNKPTPACSSSERANIDALLSKLCSPDTEEQRSAAAELRLLAKRNANNRICIAEAGAIPLLLSLLSSSDLRTQEHAVTALLNLSIHEDNKASIISSGAVPSIVHVLKNGSMEARENAAATLFSLSVIDEYKVTIGGMGAIPALVVLLGEGSQRGKKDAAAALFNLCIYQGNKGRAIRAGLVPLIMGLVTNPTGALMDEAMAILSILSSHPEGKAAIGAAEPVPVLVEMIGSGTPRNRENAAAVMLHLCSGEHHLVHLARAQECGIMVPLRELALNGTDRGKRKAVQLLERMSRFLVQQQEEQESQSQASAQVPPQATPEQVPENDIPEQLDSPASQYPMVV, translated from the exons ATGCTTTATGAGTGCTATTACATAATATTG GTTCTTGAGAGGGACAGCGTAATGAAAAAGTTTCAGGGAGTAATTTTGCAGCTGGAACAAGCTCTGTGCGACATTCCGTACAATGAATTGGATATATCAGATGAAGTTAGAGAGCAG GTTGAGTTAGTGCACGCACAGCTCAAAAGAGCAAAAGAACGGATTGATATGCCTGACGATGAATTCTACAATGATCTACTATCTGTATATGACAAGAACTATGACCCAAGTGCAGAACTGGCTATTCTTGGAAGATTGTCAGAAAAGCTACACTTGATGACAATCACCGATCTCACGCAAGAATCACTCGCCTTACATGAGATGGTCGCATCCGGCGGTGGTCAGGACCCAGGAGAACACATTGAGAAAATGTCAATGCTACTGAAGAAGATTAAGGATTTTGTGCAAACACAGAACCCTGACATGGGGCCTCCTATGGCTTCCAGGGTATTGGATTCAAATGGGGATTCAAGGCCTATAACCATTCCTGACGAGTTCCGATGTCCAATTTCTCTTGAGCTGATGAAGGATCCTGTTATAGTGTCTACAGGGCAG ACATATGAGCGGGCATGCATCGAGAAATGGATAGCATCAGGCCATCATACCTGCCCAACCACGCAACAGAAGATGTCAACCTCAGCATTGACGCCAAACTATGTCCTTAGAAGTCTCATTTCCCAGTGGTGTGAAACCAATGGGATGGAGCCACCAAAGCGCTCAACCCAGCCTAACAAGCCTACGCCTGCATGCTCTTCGAGTGAACGTGCTAACATCGATGCTCTGCTATCTAAGTTATGCTCTCCAGACACTGAGGAGCAGAGATCAGCTGCTGCAGAGCTTCGCCTCCTTGCAAAGCGGAATGCAAACAACCGGATTTGCATTGCTGAGGCAGGTGCCATTCCCTTGCTATTGAGTCTGCTGTCCTCATCTGACCTACGGACTCAAGAACATGCAGTTACTGCCCTTCTGAACCTCTCCATACATGAGGACAATAAGGCAAGCATCATATCATCTGGTGCTGTCCCAAGCATAGTCCATGTTCTGAAGAATGGCAGCATGGAGGCACGGGAGAATGCTGCGGCCACACTTTTTAGTCTCTCAGTGATTGATGAATATAAAGTGACAATTGGAGGGATGGGGGCTATCCCTGCACTTGTAGTGCTGTTAGGCGAGGGTAGCCAGCGGGGGAAGAaggatgcagcagcagctctcTTCAACTTGTGTATATACCAAGGGAACAAGGGACGAGCGATACGAGCTGGCCTTGTGCCACTCATCATGGGGCTGGTGACCAACCCCACAGGAGCGCTCATGGATGAGGCTATGGCAATACTCTCCATACTATCCAGCCACCCTGAGGGCAAGGCAGCGATTGGGGCGGCAGAGCCTGTCCCTGTGCTTGTGGAGATGATCGGAAGCGGAACCCCGAGAAATCGAGAGAATGCTGCGGCTGTCATGCTACATCTGTGCAGTGGAGAGCACCATCTTGTGCATTTAGCTCGTGCGCAGGAGTGCGGGATCATGGTCCCGTTGCGGGAGCTGGCTTTGAACGGCACCGATAGGGGGAAGAGGAAGGCTGTGCAGCTGCTCGAGCGGATGAGCAGATTCCTAGTCCAGCAACAAGAGGAACAGGAGTCCCAGTCGCAAGCCTCCGCGCAGGTCCCTCCTCAGGCCACCCCTGAGCAGGTCCCGGAAAATGACATCCCTGAACAATTGGACAGCCCAGCGTCTCAATACCCTATGGTTGTATGA